A window of Nitrospirae bacterium CG2_30_53_67 genomic DNA:
AGGGCCGCTCCCTTCTTTATACGGGAGACACGGCTCCTACCCAGGAGATCTGGGACCTGGCGGCCAAGACTCCTGATCTTGCAGGCCTCATCGTTGAGACTTCCTTTCCGGACCGGATGCAGGAAATGGCAGCCATCAGCGGACATATGACCCCGTCCGTGCTGGTGAATGAACTCCGCAAGATGAACCGGCCTGGGGTCCCCGTCTACATCTTTCACATGAAACCCAAATACGAAGCGGTCATCGTGAAAGAGATCCATGAACGATTGGGGGAAAGGGTCCATATCCTCAGGGAAGGGGAGATCATCCGCCTCTAAGCAGATGAGGATTTTCATGAACTGGTTCATTAAAAAGAAGATCAAGCCCCTTGATTCGGACCGGAAGGTGAAAATCGCCGAGGGGATGTGGGAAAAATGCCAGAACTGCAAGGAGATCGTCTATAAGAAGGAGATCGAGAAGAATTACCGGGTCTGCCCCAAGTGTAACTACCATTTCCGCATCTCAGCGGAAGAGCGGATCCGGATTGTGGCGGACGAAGGAAGTTTTTTGGAATTGGACGCCGGCCTTGCCTCCACGGACCCGCTGCATTTCAAGGATTCCCGCAAGTATAAGGACCGTCTCAAAGAGGGGGAAAAACTGACAGGGAAAAAGGATGCCGTGGTCTACGGGGATGCCGAGATTCAAGGGTACAAGGTGGTTCTGGCGGTCTTCGACTTCGGTTTCATGGGCGGGAGCATGGGATCCGTGGTGGGAGAGAAGATCACGCGGGCGATCGAGCGGGCGGTATCGTTGAGGGAACCCTTCATATCCTTTTCATCGTCCGGCGGGGCCAGGATGCAGGAGGGGGCCATCTCCCTGATGCAGATGGCCAAGACAAGCGCCGCTGTGTCAAGATTGGGAGACGCGGGTATGCCTTTTATTTCGATTCTCACCGATCCCACCTTCGGAGGCGTGACGGCGAGTTTTGCCATGCTGGGGGATATCATCCTTGCAGAGCCGAGGGCGCTCATCGGTTTTGCCGGTCCTCGAGTGATCGAACAGACCATCCGTGAAAAACTCCCGGAAGGGTTTCAGCGCGCCGAATTTCTACTCAAGCACGGGATGGTGGATAGGATCGTGGAACGCAAAGAGATGAAGAAGACCCTTGCCGGGCTGCTCAGCCTTTTCTGGTATGTATGAACTATCAAGAAACGTTGGCCTGCCTTGAGAATCTGGAGGTTTACGGGATCGTCCTCGGGCTTAAGAGAATGAACCGGATCCTCGATGAAATGGGGAACCCCCAGCGTCGGTTCCGATCCATCCATATCACAGGGACCAACGGAAAAGGTTCCACGGCGGTTTACCTGGCCTCCGTACTCAAGGAGTCCGGTTATCGAACAGGCCTTTATACCTCTCCCCATCTGAACCGGTTTTCTGAAAGGATTCAGATCTGCGGTGAGGAGATTCCACCCGGGCAAGTCATCCGGTATACGGAACAGATTCTCTCCATCATCCGGGCCGCCGGGCCGGAGTTCAAACCCACCTATTTTGAAGTGACCACGGCCATGGCCTTTGCCCATTTTGCCGACATGGAGGTGGAGTTTGCCGTGGTGGAGGCCGGGATGGGAGGGCGGCTGGATGCAACCAACGTCCTCTCTCCTGAAGTTTCCGTGATCACGAACGTCGCCTTGGAACATACCGAATACCTGGGCACGTCGGTTGAAGAGATCGCCTGTGAAAAAGGCGGAATCATCAAGGATGGGGTGGATCTGGTGACGGCGGAAAGGGATCCCGGGGTCCTTGCCGTATTGCAAGAGATCTGCAGGAAAAGAGGGAGCCGTCTCATCCGTGCGGGGCATGACATCAAGGCCGAATCGGTCATCCTGGACCGCTCGGACGGGTCCCGGACCTTTGACTTCCTGGGAGACGAGCACCATTGGAAAGGGCTTACCATCCGCCTCATGGGGGCCTACCAGGCGCTGAACGCCGTGACCTCTCTCGGGGTTTTGGAGGGTCTGATCCGGAAAGGGGTGGAGATTCCTGAGTCAGCGGTCCGCCGGGGGCTGCCGGAGGCCCGATGGCCATGCCGCATGGAAGTCGTCTCCAGAAACCCTTATATCATCCTGGACGGCGCCCACAACCCGCATGCCTCACAGGCGCTTCTCCGGGTGATCGAGGAGGACCTCTCCTTCAGGGAATTGATCCTCGTGATCGGGATTTTCAAAGACAAGGATATTCCCTCGGTGGTGACCCCGCTTCTCGATCATGCGGATCACCTCATTCTGACCCGGTCCAGTCATACCCGGAGCGCGGATCCGCATGCCTTGGCCGAGGATATCAAGAGCCCGGGCCTTCACGTCTGGGTCAGGGACCGGATCCCCGATGCCATTGACCATGCCCGCTTCCTTTATCGAAGCGGAGACCTGATCCTCATCGCCGGTTCCCTCTATACGGCCGGGGAGGCAAGGAAATACCTTGTAAAAGGAGACATCAATTCTTTGTGAAGGAGTGGAACCCGTGCATGGGTCAGGGCATTTCAGATCATTCAGGGACATCCTCGCCGCCGTCCGCAGGAATCTCAAGGACCTGCGGGCGCATCACCCCCTCTTGGTGATCCTCTTATCCCTGTGTTATGCGCTTGTCATCTTCACGCCGGTTTCTTCCCCGGCGGTGGATCTTGAGCCGGGTGAGGACGTGCGTATCGATGCGGACCGCCTCAACTACGATCAGAACCGCAAGATCTATGCCGCGGAAGGGAACGTCGTATTCGTGACCGGGACCATGAAGCTCACGTGTGATGCTGCGGAATATTCAGATCTGACCGGGGCCTTTACCGCCGGAGGGAACGTGGTCTTCACGGATGAAAAAGGGACGGTCCTATGCAGCCGCGTGGAAGGGAATGCGAGGACCGGGCTTGGGACCTTCTATGTTGCGGAGATGGACAACATAAAGGGAGGGTATTTCCTCAAGGGGGATCAGATCGACAAGCTGGGGGAGACGACCTATCATGCTGCCGGAGGCTCCTTCTCCGAATGCGGGAAAAAGAGACCCTTATGGGAGATCCGTGGGAAGAACCTTTGGGTGACCCAGGAGGAGTATGTGACCGGCAGGCATACGACCATGCGGATCGGAGGGGTTCCGGTTTTTTATACCCCTTACTTTTTATTTCCGATCAAAACCAAGAGGCAAAGCGGTCTGCTCCAGCCGGTGTTCGGGCAGGGGTCGCGTAACGGGAAATCAATCGAACTCGACTATTTCTGGAACATGGATACAAACCGGGATGCCACCTTCAGTTATGAGTACCTGGGAGACAACGGCAACCGCTTCGGTTTGGAATACCGGTATGCCGTGGCCCAGGATGTCCATGGGGCCCTGTTCGGGAAATATATCCACGACCGCAACGCAGACCGAGAGGGCTCCCGGATCGGCATGAACCAGGACCGCTGGGAGATCGGGCTGACTCACTACCATAATCTTGAGGACCGGGTCTACGGCGGTATTTTCACGGACTTTTTCAGTGACGGGTTTTATCTCAGCGATTTTGCAACATCCCCGGAGGCCAGGGTTCAGGTCAACGGACAGTCGGACGTGACTCTGGTGAAGCGGTGGGATGGGGGAAACCTGAGCGCGGATTTTCGTTATTACCAGGAGATGGGGGTCCGAAGGGAGAAGACCACCCTTCAGCCGATTCCGGAAATACGGCTCGACTTAACCCCAAGGAGGGCAGGGCAATCCAACTGGTTCTATGCGTTGGATTCCGGTTTTGTGAATTTTTACCGTCAGGAAGGCTACCGCTCCACACTAAGTCCCAATATCTCCTCGGACCCCTGGACCCTCACCCCGGTAACATCCGATCAGGCGGCAAACCTCCGGAAACTGACGGACGCGGGTTTTGATGCGGAGACCGCCCTGAGACACCAGGGGATCAAAGGCCGGCGTCTGGACCTCTTCCCCAATGTTTCGCTTCCCCTGGATCTGATCTCCAACCTGGTTTTTACCCCGATGATCGGGTACCGTGAAACCTTGTATAGCCGGGGTGCTTTCAGCGAAGATTTTGCCGACCGGGGGATTTTCTATGCCGGGGGCGGCCTCTCCTCCCGGTTCTTCCGTGATTTTTCCCTGGGATCCTCCGGGTCCTTTCGTCATATCGTGGAACCCGGCATCACCTATGATTACCGGCCTGAACAGGGCCAGAAAGAGATCCCGATCTATGATGAGGTTGACACCATCGGTCATGCCGATCAGTTTCATCTGAAATTGACCAACCGGTTTCTGATGACCGGAAGAGGAGAACCCAAGGTTGGCCAGGTAAAGGAAACAGAAGTGGAGACTCGTGAGATCATGGCCCTGAAATTCGATGCCTTGTACGACCGGCTCCTTGCCGAGCAGAGGTTCAGGTCCATCACCGGTGAATGGGACCTGAATTTTACGGACAGCCTGTACATGGAAATCAATTCCCTTTACAATTTTACGGAACATGATTTTGAAAGTCTGAACCTTGACCTGAAATACAAGGTCCAAGAGACGCTCACGTTCCAGGCGGGGCGGCGCTTCACACAGCGGATTCCCGTGGACTCCAACCGGCCCTCAGGTTCAGGGGAACTGAGGACCATCGGAGGGGACGACGTCTTAAATGCGCTCGATAACCAGGGGATATCCTACTGGACCACTTCCGTGGGCTGGGAACCGAACAAGGCGCTCTCCATGAGTCTGTCGGGGTATTTCAATGCCGCCGACTCCACCGGCGACGACCTCTCGTTCAAACTGAGTTATCAAACGGAGTGCTGGGGCGCGATGCTTGTCGCAGATCGGTATGACGAATCGGTGCTCAACGATCATACCCATGAGTTAGAGATGGACAGGGTGAACGAGATCCGTTTTTTCTTCACGATCAAATCGCTCCGTTTCAAGCTCTTTTCGAATATTTAGGTTGAATCGGGTTTTAAAAAATATTATGATCAATCAGGATCTTGATATTAAATTTAGGATTTCAACACCTGAGTAAGCGAGCGGTTGAAAAGGAGAATGTATGATCGATGGGGTCAGGACCAAGGTCTTAAAGGTGATTCCGGATGAACGGGGACGGCTGATGGAGATGCTCCGGAGCGATGATCCCCTGTTCATCAAGTTCGGCCAGATCTATCTGACCACGGCTTACCCCGGGGTCGTGAAGGGGTGGCATTACCATAAGAAGCAGATTGACAACTTCATCGTTGTCCGGGGGATGATGAAAATCGTCCTCTATGACCAGCGTGAAGGCTCGCGCACCTATGGTGAGATCAATGAATTCTTTCTCGGGGATCACCAGCCGCTCCTGCTGCAGATCCCGGCCGGGGTTTGCCATGGATTTAAGTGCGTGGGAGAGCATGAGGCCATGGTGGTGAATTGTCCCACGGAGACCTACAAGTATGATGATCCTGACGAATACCGGCTCGATCCTCACCATAATGATATCCCATACGATTGGTCGAAAAAAGACGGATGAAAATATTCGCCGGGCAAAACCTGCGTGTCTGCTGAAGGGCCGCGAAGCGGTCCTGTTCTTGAATATGAGGATCATCTCCAAAAGAGTGGGAGAAAACATAAGGGTTCATCGGTTTACCGGTATCAGTATTTCACTTGACCCCTTGACCCCTCGAACCCTTTTTACCCACTAAATGGCCGATGGCTCGTAGAGGAGAAGAACCTATTATAATCATGCACCGGATATTTTATTAAGGGAAGACAAATGAGGAAGATCCTGGTTACAGGCGGGGCCGGGTTTATCGGAAGTAATTTTATCCGCTATTTTATGCGGGAGCATGCTGAAGATGAGGTCATCAACCTCGACCTGTTGACCTATGCGGGGAACCTCCTGAATCTTGAGGAGGTCAGGGAGGACAAACGTTACCATTTTGTCCATGGCGATATTGCGGACCCTGCGGTCCTCACGAGGATCTTCAGACAGGGGATACAGGTTGTGGTCAATTTTGCAGCCGAGTCCCACGTGGATCGAAGCATTGAGGATCCCGGTGTTTTCATCCGAACCAATGTCATGGGGACCCAGACCATCCTGAACGCCATCAGGAAATATCCGGTGGAGCGCTTTATCCAGATCAGCACGGACGAGGTCTATGGCTCGCTGGGCCCGTCCGGGGCCTTTACCGAGCAGACCCCCCTCGCTCCCAACAGCCCCTACTCGGCCTCGAAGGCGTCGTCCGATCTTCTTGTGAGGGCTTATCATGAGACCTACGGCCTTCCCTGCATCATCACCCGCTGCTCCAACAACTACGGTCCTTACCAGTTCCCTGAAAAGGTGATCCCCCTTTTTATCATGAACGCCATGCAGGACAAGCCGCTCCCGCTTTACGGGGACGGGTTGAATGTCCGGGACTGGCTTCATGTCCTGGACCACTGCAGGGCCATTGACCTGGTCATCGGCAAGGGAAGAGCCGGGGAGGTCTACAACATCGGCGGGAACAACGAGAAGAAGAACATAGAGATCACCCGCTTGATTCTGGACCGGCTCGGCAAGAAGGAAAGCCTGATCCGGCATGTGACGGACCGGCTGGGGCATGACAGGAGGTATGCCATAGACGCCGGAAAGATACGCAGGGAACTCGGATGGGCGCCGGTCTATATCTTTGAAAAAGGGATTGAAGAGACCATCCGGTGGTATCAGGAGCATGCCTCCTGGCTGCAGGATATCGAGTCCGGCAGGTACAGGGCCCTTTCACAAAGGATCGCAGCCCAAGAGGAGCCGGTATGAAGACGCTGGCCCTGATCGGGTACAAGGGGATGCTCGGCAGAGATCTTTTAAAACGCTTGGAGGATTCCTTTAAGTGTATTCCAGCGGACATCGGCGAACTGGACATTACCCAAAGAGAACAGGTCCTGCAGTGGATCGGCGAGGTCCGGCCGGACGTTCTGATCAATGCGGCGGCCTACACGGATGTGGACGGATGCGAAACCCGCCGGGACCTGGCCAT
This region includes:
- a CDS encoding dTDP-4-dehydrorhamnose 3,5-epimerase, encoding MIDGVRTKVLKVIPDERGRLMEMLRSDDPLFIKFGQIYLTTAYPGVVKGWHYHKKQIDNFIVVRGMMKIVLYDQREGSRTYGEINEFFLGDHQPLLLQIPAGVCHGFKCVGEHEAMVVNCPTETYKYDDPDEYRLDPHHNDIPYDWSKKDG
- a CDS encoding acetyl-CoA carboxylase subunit beta, which encodes MNWFIKKKIKPLDSDRKVKIAEGMWEKCQNCKEIVYKKEIEKNYRVCPKCNYHFRISAEERIRIVADEGSFLELDAGLASTDPLHFKDSRKYKDRLKEGEKLTGKKDAVVYGDAEIQGYKVVLAVFDFGFMGGSMGSVVGEKITRAIERAVSLREPFISFSSSGGARMQEGAISLMQMAKTSAAVSRLGDAGMPFISILTDPTFGGVTASFAMLGDIILAEPRALIGFAGPRVIEQTIREKLPEGFQRAEFLLKHGMVDRIVERKEMKKTLAGLLSLFWYV
- a CDS encoding dTDP-glucose 4,6-dehydratase, yielding MRKILVTGGAGFIGSNFIRYFMREHAEDEVINLDLLTYAGNLLNLEEVREDKRYHFVHGDIADPAVLTRIFRQGIQVVVNFAAESHVDRSIEDPGVFIRTNVMGTQTILNAIRKYPVERFIQISTDEVYGSLGPSGAFTEQTPLAPNSPYSASKASSDLLVRAYHETYGLPCIITRCSNNYGPYQFPEKVIPLFIMNAMQDKPLPLYGDGLNVRDWLHVLDHCRAIDLVIGKGRAGEVYNIGGNNEKKNIEITRLILDRLGKKESLIRHVTDRLGHDRRYAIDAGKIRRELGWAPVYIFEKGIEETIRWYQEHASWLQDIESGRYRALSQRIAAQEEPV